A DNA window from Desulfonauticus submarinus contains the following coding sequences:
- the hflK gene encoding FtsH protease activity modulator HflK, with protein sequence MNWDWEKLQQRKEKNTFQVKGPDFSSFEKKIGNLKSKLPGGSVLLLIGILLWLLSGIYIVEPDEVGVVQRFGKFNRITPPGPHYHLPYPIEKVQTPKVTRIQRVEIGFRTLSKNLISKNIQYRLVPEESLMLTGDENIVDVQFIVQYQIKDPQYYLFNIADPEKTVKDAAEAAMREVIGNNDIDSALTTGKLIIQNDTKRLLQEILDRYHSGIRIVAVQLQDVHPPRQVIDAFKDVASAKEDKIRYINEAEAYRNDILPKTRGEVAQILNEAQAYKESVVRKAKGETARFLSVFKEYKRAKDVTRKRLYLETVEKILSNPQINKIILSDKAAKSVVPYLFLKNENGKLKGSK encoded by the coding sequence ATGAATTGGGATTGGGAGAAATTACAACAGCGAAAGGAAAAAAATACGTTTCAAGTAAAAGGGCCAGACTTTAGTTCCTTTGAGAAAAAAATTGGTAATTTAAAGTCAAAGTTGCCTGGAGGGTCTGTTTTATTGTTAATAGGCATTCTTTTGTGGCTCTTAAGTGGTATTTATATTGTAGAACCAGATGAAGTAGGGGTAGTACAACGATTTGGTAAGTTTAATCGCATTACTCCTCCAGGGCCGCATTATCACTTACCTTATCCTATTGAAAAGGTACAGACGCCCAAAGTTACCAGGATCCAGAGGGTAGAAATAGGATTTAGAACTCTTTCTAAAAATTTAATTTCAAAAAATATTCAATATAGACTTGTTCCAGAGGAATCATTAATGCTTACTGGAGATGAAAATATCGTAGATGTCCAATTTATTGTTCAATATCAGATAAAAGATCCTCAATATTATCTTTTTAATATTGCAGATCCTGAAAAGACAGTAAAAGATGCAGCAGAGGCTGCAATGAGAGAAGTTATTGGCAATAATGATATTGATTCTGCTCTTACTACAGGGAAGCTTATTATTCAGAATGATACTAAAAGGCTATTACAAGAGATTTTAGATCGTTATCATAGTGGTATTAGAATAGTTGCTGTGCAATTGCAAGATGTTCATCCTCCTCGTCAAGTAATAGATGCTTTTAAGGATGTGGCTAGTGCTAAAGAGGATAAAATTAGGTATATTAACGAGGCAGAAGCCTATAGAAATGATATTTTACCTAAAACTAGGGGAGAAGTTGCTCAGATATTAAATGAGGCACAGGCCTATAAAGAGAGTGTAGTACGGAAAGCAAAAGGTGAAACAGCAAGATTTTTATCTGTGTTTAAAGAGTATAAACGCGCAAAAGATGTAACTAGAAAACGTCTTTACTTAGAGACAGTAGAGAAGATATTATCTAATCCACAGATTAATAAAATTATTTTAAGTGATAAGGCTGCAAAAAGTGTTGTTCCCTATTTGTTTTTGAAGAATGAGAATGGTAAATTAAAAGGGAGTAAGTAA
- a CDS encoding phosphomannomutase/phosphoglucomutase has product MKPIKKEIFRAYDIRGIVDVDFDPEWVETFGKACGTYFRKQGIRRVAVGHDCRHSSPIYQQSIIKGLTQTGVDVIFLNMVATPLFYFAVKFLNLQGGVMITASHNPKDFNGFKIWAHESTIHTDEILKIYEIMKSGDFLISEKLQGLATEMDIVPAYINHLTSDGKLPHPIKVVVDGGNGAAGEVCAEVLRKLGAEVIELYCEPDGDFPNHHPDPTVLENIADLKQKVIEENAHLGIGLDGDGDRIGVLDETGNIIYGDKLLAIFARDILKKHPGATIIGEVKCSYLLYDDIKKHGGKPIMWKTGHSLIKAKMKEEGALLAGEMSGHMFFADKYFGFDDAIYAAKRLVEIIAQNPQKPLSTYLNDWPQTVTTPEIRMQCPDKIKFEVIKKAQKYFKEKYTIIDVDGVRIVFPDGWGLLRASNTQPVLVLRFEATNQERLEEIRKIIETPLKQWIKELS; this is encoded by the coding sequence ATGAAACCAATAAAAAAAGAAATTTTTAGAGCATATGACATTAGGGGTATTGTGGATGTAGACTTTGATCCTGAGTGGGTTGAAACTTTTGGTAAGGCCTGCGGCACCTATTTTCGTAAACAAGGAATTAGGCGTGTTGCAGTAGGTCATGACTGTAGACATTCTTCTCCTATTTACCAACAAAGCATAATAAAAGGTTTAACTCAAACTGGAGTTGATGTAATATTCTTGAATATGGTCGCTACTCCTCTTTTTTATTTTGCTGTTAAATTTTTAAACCTCCAAGGTGGAGTAATGATAACAGCTAGTCATAACCCCAAAGACTTCAATGGATTTAAAATTTGGGCTCATGAAAGTACTATTCATACAGATGAAATTCTCAAAATATATGAAATTATGAAGTCAGGAGATTTTTTAATTTCTGAGAAACTCCAAGGTTTGGCTACTGAAATGGATATTGTACCTGCCTATATTAATCATTTAACTAGTGATGGCAAACTACCACACCCTATAAAAGTTGTAGTAGATGGAGGAAATGGAGCAGCAGGAGAAGTTTGTGCTGAAGTCTTACGTAAATTAGGTGCAGAAGTAATAGAACTATACTGTGAACCAGATGGAGACTTTCCCAACCATCATCCAGACCCAACAGTATTAGAAAACATAGCTGATTTAAAACAAAAGGTTATAGAAGAAAACGCTCACCTAGGCATAGGATTAGATGGAGATGGAGATAGAATCGGAGTTTTAGATGAAACAGGAAATATTATTTATGGAGATAAACTTTTAGCTATTTTTGCTAGAGATATTTTAAAAAAACATCCTGGGGCAACTATCATAGGGGAAGTAAAGTGTTCATACTTACTATATGATGATATCAAAAAACATGGTGGAAAACCCATTATGTGGAAAACAGGACATTCTCTTATTAAAGCAAAAATGAAGGAAGAGGGTGCACTTTTAGCTGGAGAAATGAGCGGACATATGTTTTTTGCAGATAAATATTTTGGTTTTGACGATGCTATATATGCTGCTAAACGTTTAGTAGAAATTATTGCTCAAAACCCTCAAAAACCTCTTAGTACTTATCTAAATGACTGGCCACAAACTGTCACTACACCAGAAATTAGAATGCAATGCCCTGATAAAATAAAATTTGAAGTTATCAAAAAAGCTCAAAAATATTTTAAAGAAAAATACACAATAATTGATGTAGATGGAGTTAGAATTGTATTTCCAGATGGTTGGGGACTCTTAAGAGCTTCAAATACTCAGCCTGTTCTAGTACTTCGCTTTGAAGCAACTAACCAAGAAAGACTAGAGGAAATAAGAAAAATTATAGAAACACCACTTAAACAATGGATAAAAGAATTATCTTAA
- the rnhA gene encoding ribonuclease HI, giving the protein MKVNNLPEVYLFTDGCSLGNPGPGGIGVILKYKNKSKKIQKGFTSTTNNRMELQAIIEGLMALKKPCKVTVFTDSQYVVKAFNEGWLKNWLKNNWKNASKKPVKNKDLWEKLLQLTQKHTVTFEWIKGHNNHPENEECDSLAKAAAQKIKEEA; this is encoded by the coding sequence TTGAAAGTAAATAACCTGCCAGAAGTTTACCTATTTACTGATGGATGTTCTTTAGGAAATCCAGGGCCAGGAGGAATTGGCGTTATTTTAAAATATAAAAACAAATCTAAAAAAATTCAAAAGGGATTTACTTCTACTACTAACAACAGAATGGAGCTCCAGGCCATAATAGAAGGACTTATGGCCTTAAAAAAACCATGTAAGGTTACAGTTTTTACAGATTCTCAATATGTAGTAAAAGCCTTTAATGAAGGATGGTTAAAAAATTGGCTTAAAAATAATTGGAAAAATGCCTCTAAAAAACCTGTTAAAAATAAAGACCTCTGGGAAAAACTTTTACAACTCACTCAGAAACACACTGTTACTTTTGAATGGATTAAAGGACACAACAACCATCCAGAAAACGAAGAATGCGATTCTCTGGCCAAAGCTGCTGCTCAGAAAATAAAAGAGGAGGCATAA
- a CDS encoding phosphotransacetylase family protein, with amino-acid sequence MVSLYIGSTSGYSGKNLVTMTLGLKFQQEGYKVGYMKPVGAMPKRVGDKLGDEDALFMQEILGLSEDPEKLTPVVVDHDFKIKAFSGQCKNLMEKIEAAYQELSKDKDIMLVSGSGSMYSGRYCNVDGVTLVKKFGFKTLVIDRFDKELNYDYLAVLKDELKDNMLGCVLNDIPNQFMEELNSMIIPFLESKGVKVLGVIPKDPLMGAIKIGDLAKRLGGRIIVANEKADKVVENFLIGTMQVENFMTHFKKNPKAAVIVGGDRSDVQLVALEGNCQCLILTGNLYPNDIIMTRAEVLGVPIILVRDDTFTIAKKMDEILSRVKLRDVIKVQHGTKLVGSLLDFNAIKQGLGLA; translated from the coding sequence ATGGTCAGTCTCTATATTGGTTCTACCTCAGGATATTCTGGGAAAAACCTAGTGACAATGACTTTAGGACTAAAATTTCAGCAAGAGGGATATAAAGTAGGTTATATGAAGCCAGTAGGTGCTATGCCAAAGAGAGTTGGTGATAAGTTAGGAGATGAAGATGCTCTCTTTATGCAAGAAATTTTAGGTCTTTCTGAAGATCCAGAAAAACTTACTCCTGTAGTCGTAGATCATGACTTTAAAATCAAGGCTTTTAGTGGACAATGTAAAAATTTGATGGAAAAAATAGAAGCCGCTTATCAGGAGTTGAGTAAAGATAAGGATATAATGTTGGTTTCTGGCTCTGGAAGTATGTATTCTGGTAGATATTGTAATGTAGATGGAGTGACTTTAGTTAAAAAATTTGGTTTTAAAACTCTTGTAATAGATCGTTTTGATAAAGAGTTGAACTATGACTACCTAGCAGTATTAAAAGATGAGCTAAAAGATAATATGTTAGGATGCGTTTTAAATGATATTCCGAATCAATTTATGGAAGAGCTAAACTCTATGATTATTCCTTTTCTTGAGAGTAAAGGAGTTAAGGTTCTAGGGGTAATCCCAAAAGATCCTCTTATGGGTGCAATTAAAATTGGAGATTTGGCCAAACGTTTAGGGGGCAGAATCATTGTCGCCAATGAAAAGGCTGATAAAGTTGTAGAAAATTTTCTTATTGGTACAATGCAAGTAGAAAATTTTATGACTCACTTTAAAAAGAATCCTAAAGCTGCAGTTATTGTAGGCGGTGATAGATCTGATGTTCAATTAGTTGCGTTGGAAGGAAATTGTCAGTGTCTAATTTTAACAGGTAATCTCTACCCCAACGATATTATTATGACCAGAGCAGAGGTATTGGGAGTGCCTATTATTTTAGTAAGAGATGATACTTTTACTATAGCAAAGAAAATGGATGAAATTTTGTCTCGTGTTAAGTTAAGAGATGTGATTAAAGTTCAGCATGGAACAAAGTTGGTAGGTTCATTACTTGACTTTAATGCAATTAAGCAAGGTCTTGGTTTAGCTTAG
- the rnc gene encoding ribonuclease III, which translates to MTKYKSLFKILNYSFKNKDLLIQALTHTSYANETGTKDNERLEFLGDAVLELAISDILYSQFPQAEEGKLTKARACLVNETSLANLARKLELGKFILLGKGEELQGGRERNSILADTFEAILGAIYLDSKNFSQIKKIISKLFFPLLPKKINTLTEKKDYKTQLQEYTQEKFGDRPIYTLIESSGPDHAKIFKVKVILPNPQKTEVFAEEQSIKKAEQLAAKKALQLFRQK; encoded by the coding sequence ATGACAAAATACAAATCTCTTTTTAAAATACTAAACTACTCTTTTAAAAATAAAGACTTACTCATTCAGGCACTTACTCATACTTCATATGCTAATGAAACAGGAACTAAAGACAATGAGCGACTAGAATTTTTAGGAGATGCTGTTCTAGAACTTGCTATATCCGATATACTCTACAGTCAATTTCCTCAAGCAGAAGAAGGTAAATTAACTAAAGCTAGAGCATGCTTAGTTAATGAAACAAGCTTAGCTAACCTTGCAAGAAAATTAGAATTAGGAAAATTTATACTTCTTGGAAAAGGAGAAGAACTCCAGGGAGGACGAGAAAGAAACAGCATACTTGCTGATACTTTTGAGGCAATCTTAGGAGCTATTTATCTAGATAGCAAAAATTTTTCTCAAATTAAAAAGATTATCTCTAAACTTTTTTTCCCCTTATTACCCAAAAAAATAAATACTCTCACAGAAAAAAAAGACTATAAAACGCAACTCCAAGAATATACCCAAGAAAAATTTGGAGATAGACCAATTTATACTCTTATAGAAAGTAGTGGGCCTGACCATGCTAAAATATTTAAAGTCAAAGTTATTCTTCCAAACCCCCAAAAAACAGAAGTATTTGCTGAAGAGCAAAGCATAAAAAAAGCTGAACAACTAGCTGCTAAAAAAGCCCTTCAACTATTTAGACAGAAATAA
- a CDS encoding flagellin has protein sequence MSLVINHNMMAMNAARNLSAAYSRLSTSTRRLSSGLRVGTAADDAAGLAIRELMRADIASINQGIRNANDAISLIQTADGALQVIDEKLIRMKELAEQAATGTYTSDQRLIIDSEYQAMASEITRIANATDFNGIYLLNGNLSSARTNPAEWGLDHNGSVLNPTGSLKIHFGTGNDSAEDYYYIAIGAATASAFGLGNNADINASNYIGGYSISTQEEAQKALDAINAAIVSKDKIRAALGALQNRLQNTITNLSIQAENLQAAESRISDVDVATEMTNFVRNQILTQSAVAMLAQANSLPRMAMQLIGGGM, from the coding sequence ATGTCTTTGGTCATTAACCACAACATGATGGCTATGAATGCGGCAAGAAATTTGTCAGCTGCTTATAGCAGATTAAGTACTTCCACGCGAAGGCTTTCTTCAGGTCTTCGAGTGGGTACGGCAGCAGATGATGCTGCAGGTTTAGCAATTAGGGAGCTTATGAGGGCAGATATTGCCTCTATAAATCAGGGCATTAGAAATGCCAATGATGCAATCTCTCTCATTCAAACTGCGGATGGAGCATTACAGGTTATTGATGAAAAGTTAATTAGAATGAAGGAATTAGCAGAGCAAGCAGCTACAGGAACTTATACTTCAGATCAGCGTCTGATTATTGACTCTGAGTATCAAGCAATGGCTTCAGAAATTACTAGAATTGCCAATGCTACAGATTTTAATGGTATTTATCTTTTAAATGGTAACTTGTCTTCTGCTAGAACGAACCCTGCTGAGTGGGGTTTAGACCATAATGGTTCTGTTTTAAATCCTACAGGTTCTTTAAAAATTCATTTTGGCACAGGTAATGATTCTGCCGAGGATTATTATTATATTGCTATTGGAGCAGCAACTGCTTCTGCTTTTGGATTAGGGAACAATGCAGATATAAATGCCTCTAATTATATAGGTGGGTATTCTATTTCTACTCAAGAAGAAGCTCAAAAGGCTTTAGATGCTATTAACGCAGCAATAGTGTCTAAGGATAAAATTAGAGCAGCTCTTGGTGCGTTGCAAAACAGATTACAAAATACAATTACTAATTTAAGTATTCAGGCAGAAAATTTACAAGCTGCTGAATCTCGTATTTCAGATGTAGATGTAGCTACAGAAATGACTAATTTCGTTCGAAATCAAATCTTGACCCAATCTGCTGTAGCTATGTTGGCTCAAGCAAACAGTTTGCCTAGAATGGCTATGCAACTCATTGGTGGCGGAATGTAG
- a CDS encoding flagellar protein FlaG, with product MQLEKIFSDDQTYFLPKYIKQSESTTISSANLTTKKTRAMSNKKIKDTALLLNNYLKSQGVKLKLEVKNENKLLQVNLIDTKTNKVIQSIPPDTILKIAKHLEKLIGVFIDKNF from the coding sequence ATGCAACTTGAAAAAATCTTTAGCGACGACCAGACCTATTTTCTTCCAAAATATATAAAACAATCTGAATCAACAACTATATCTTCAGCGAACCTAACAACAAAAAAAACTAGAGCAATGTCTAATAAAAAAATAAAGGACACTGCTCTACTTCTAAATAATTATTTAAAATCTCAAGGAGTTAAACTAAAGTTAGAAGTAAAAAACGAAAATAAGCTATTACAAGTCAATTTAATAGATACAAAAACCAATAAAGTAATCCAATCTATCCCGCCTGATACGATTCTAAAAATCGCAAAGCATCTAGAAAAATTAATAGGCGTATTTATTGATAAAAACTTTTAA
- a CDS encoding flagellar hook protein FlgE: MGLTAALYSGTSGLKVHGEGMSVVGNNIANVSTVGFKASRMHFEDALSQEITVANGVGQVGRGVAVGAVYGDFTQGSLETTTESTDLAIGGNGFFIVSPKGEEIEYYTRAGNFRFDQEGYLVDPHGYVVQGWQVQQEDSSAPASGSATTADQSTGVRTVGTPTDIRLENFQSPPEATSRVDMVVNLDSRSEDHATDATNPFFAMFNNWDASQDTPLGDAQYAYQSTIKVYDENGTSHNLTVYFDPVSDDISNTGGRRYWEYMVTVNPDEDNRTFWSGAANTTKKGVLMIGSLTFNSAGEIENLSAFTLSNVAAGDDPSNLSEWTPADFSQNGYPLFTANFLGNTNADYTSSTDATNIELNFGLRNRDLTETPAGSEAGWDTAGGTADATDNASLIGTNLNNLNVFQDPERSALAITNYSTGSTTIYQSQDGYTAGFLQNITVDRDGVITGRYSNGQILQLYALTLADFNNKYGLRREGGNLFAETRSSGPPLTGLAGTGGKGTIASNSLEQSNVDLATEFVKMITIEKGFQANSKTITTTDGMLSVLIQIKR; the protein is encoded by the coding sequence ATGGGACTTACTGCAGCTTTATATTCAGGTACCAGTGGACTTAAAGTCCATGGCGAAGGTATGAGTGTAGTTGGCAATAATATAGCCAATGTAAGTACTGTAGGCTTTAAGGCTTCTAGAATGCATTTTGAAGATGCACTTAGTCAGGAAATCACCGTAGCCAATGGAGTAGGACAAGTGGGAAGAGGAGTAGCTGTTGGGGCAGTATATGGTGATTTTACTCAAGGTTCATTAGAAACAACTACTGAATCCACTGATTTGGCTATAGGAGGAAATGGTTTTTTTATTGTTTCTCCTAAAGGAGAAGAAATTGAGTATTATACAAGGGCTGGAAACTTTCGGTTTGATCAAGAGGGATATTTGGTAGATCCCCATGGATATGTAGTGCAAGGATGGCAAGTGCAACAAGAAGATAGCTCTGCTCCAGCAAGTGGATCTGCCACCACAGCTGATCAATCTACAGGAGTAAGAACTGTTGGAACTCCTACAGATATTCGTTTAGAGAACTTTCAATCCCCTCCAGAAGCTACTTCAAGAGTTGATATGGTGGTAAACCTTGATTCTAGAAGCGAAGATCATGCCACAGACGCTACAAATCCTTTTTTTGCTATGTTTAATAATTGGGATGCTTCTCAAGATACTCCTCTTGGAGATGCTCAATATGCCTATCAGAGTACTATTAAAGTTTATGATGAAAATGGAACTTCTCATAATTTAACTGTATATTTTGATCCTGTTAGTGATGATATTTCTAATACGGGTGGTAGGAGATATTGGGAATATATGGTTACTGTAAATCCTGATGAAGATAATAGGACTTTTTGGAGTGGAGCTGCTAATACCACCAAAAAGGGAGTATTGATGATTGGTTCTCTTACTTTTAACTCTGCTGGTGAAATCGAAAACCTGAGTGCTTTTACTTTAAGCAATGTAGCAGCAGGAGATGATCCTTCAAATTTAAGCGAGTGGACGCCTGCTGATTTTTCTCAAAATGGCTATCCTTTATTCACTGCTAATTTTTTAGGAAATACTAATGCAGATTATACTTCTTCCACAGATGCTACTAACATTGAACTGAATTTTGGATTGAGAAACAGAGATTTAACAGAGACTCCAGCTGGATCAGAAGCTGGATGGGACACAGCAGGCGGAACAGCCGATGCTACAGATAATGCCAGCCTGATTGGAACCAATTTAAATAATTTAAACGTATTCCAAGACCCAGAAAGAAGTGCCCTTGCGATTACAAATTACAGCACAGGTTCTACTACTATTTACCAATCTCAAGATGGTTATACTGCTGGTTTTTTACAAAACATAACAGTTGATAGAGATGGTGTTATTACAGGAAGATATTCTAATGGACAAATATTACAGCTATATGCTCTAACTTTGGCAGATTTTAATAATAAATATGGGCTTAGAAGAGAAGGAGGAAATTTATTTGCTGAAACACGTTCTTCTGGTCCTCCTCTTACTGGGTTAGCAGGAACAGGAGGAAAAGGAACTATTGCTTCTAATTCTTTGGAACAGTCTAATGTTGATTTAGCTACTGAGTTTGTAAAAATGATTACTATTGAAAAAGGATTTCAGGCTAATAGTAAGACTATTACTACTACAGATGGAATGCTAAGTGTTTTAATTCAGATAAAGCGATAA
- a CDS encoding flagellar hook assembly protein FlgD, with translation MDRTVNGLIGAYEREMEASGYKATGEQKVLGKDDFLKLLVTQLEHQDPLNPMDDKEFIAQLAQFSSLEQMNNISEGINKLVQSNNTSQMLGAVGFIGKEVTAKGDSLSKEDDKVSTVYYSLNDVAKNMYVNVFDQFGNIIYSTNLGARQAGDYEFHWDGKDFTGKDAPNGVYKVTFAAEGIHGQPVLVDTQVSGKVAGVQNTTTGTVLRLEDGRVVNFNNIKEVVNSDH, from the coding sequence ATGGATAGAACAGTTAACGGTTTAATTGGAGCGTATGAACGAGAAATGGAAGCTAGTGGTTATAAGGCTACAGGAGAACAAAAAGTTTTAGGTAAAGATGATTTTTTAAAGCTCCTGGTTACTCAGTTAGAGCATCAAGATCCATTAAATCCTATGGATGATAAAGAATTTATTGCCCAGTTAGCACAATTTTCAAGTTTAGAGCAAATGAATAACATTTCTGAAGGGATAAATAAATTGGTCCAATCAAATAATACTTCTCAAATGTTAGGCGCAGTTGGTTTTATAGGAAAAGAAGTTACTGCTAAAGGGGATAGTTTAAGTAAAGAAGATGATAAAGTTTCTACTGTTTATTATTCCTTAAATGATGTAGCTAAAAATATGTATGTAAATGTTTTCGATCAATTCGGTAATATTATTTATTCTACAAATTTAGGGGCAAGGCAAGCAGGAGATTATGAATTTCATTGGGATGGAAAAGATTTTACAGGTAAGGATGCACCTAATGGAGTATATAAGGTGACTTTTGCTGCTGAGGGTATTCACGGACAGCCTGTATTAGTAGATACTCAAGTTAGTGGAAAAGTTGCTGGAGTGCAAAATACCACTACTGGCACTGTTTTAAGGTTGGAGGATGGAAGGGTTGTAAACTTTAATAATATAAAAGAGGTTGTAAACTCCGATCATTAA